In one window of Candidatus Goldiibacteriota bacterium DNA:
- a CDS encoding glycoside hydrolase family 9 protein — MKKALITLAAFIAVSSFTNLFAAHDYREALYLSTYYYGAQRCGDTKSWIHGACHVKDGQTVSRDLTGGWHDCGDHVLFGQTAPYACSVLLHSYVEFQASHEDRYTQAYSAPPANGIPDILDEAKVMTDWLIKAHTGSGFYYQKGNGDYDHKHMSEPVYYGNTYNVTEGGEKDGGRPVSFASSGASNIAGNAAASLALMAIAYAPYDSAYADTCYTKAKAYLATGETSPNAVGGGGYYPAGNWGDDMAWGAIAIRKAAVARGNSADASTYLTKAQGFTGNSYTMPTNWIFCYDHTEPIAAYELYKAGDTSQLAKLKTEVDSYKASMVTCGTGSYAFKTEWGSLRYAANMAYIAALYSRISTGTEQSGAITFLKNNIDFILGTHGDITGSPGAQAGRSFLIGYTNPDNASAGSVEHPHHRAAFGRTTDADTKWPQENSSPGSVPYLYQLKGALVGGPRASCSNYNDKIDDYVANEVGVDYNAGFVGSVAAYIYMSNPPTPTYTYTPSRTNTPDPAWTKTFTYTATPTATITPIPPLTSKLNLEVKTNGSVASCTDNSFGFDYKITNWETTAVSASNITVVIWLGTTGTIAGAIDSAAKYNADGSGYTSISPTLASSAGETCTGGTKKVVISFPATDIPANGGYIIVQGRLNRDGYQTPFDAECDDYAKIEKTWTTYQNNSGHVLYQGTNLVCEYVSNTTRDTATGRHVCTGATGCPDATTSTPTNTRTYTSTPTATNTHTSTYTYTNTRTNTPTASNTNTHTATNTPIPPTATYTYTASNTRTNTYTATNTPIPLTATFTYTASNTRTNTYTATNTPIPPTATYTYTASNTRTNTYTATNTPIPNTATFTNTATRTFTDTNTLTNTPTDTFTNTHTSTNTPTDTSTYTHTITNTFTNTYTNTFTATNTFTSTFTRTYTVTNTFTNTSTDTHTHTATATPIPGGPDLVILSASLTVQNPVPCIIGAGMQAQGVLVFYRNQGSDPAAAFVIDVDGNTVAVSDLPPGGSGSFWMQYVPSGAVNITADINNVIAELDETNNVFSEVLVTPTTIPQCTNTFTNTATDTNTPTATDTATNTQTYTNTPTETYTNTPSYTATDTDTATLTYTATYSYTATNTAENTATETNTPVDTPTETYTMVSTATHTNTEVNTPTYTYTAVNTATNTNTAVFTATHTNTSTVPALTNTNTATFTHTHTNTFTNTHTPTVPTSTFTNTHTATNTHTATVPTSTNTYTSTQTFTDTPTVTYTYTPVWTPSPTPDGKISIPEKPLIYPNPVSGDGTVKIRFLITKQAKVIKIKIYTVSARLVKYSEIYTSDRNLMQGYNVIELPESMLRQLARGTYYYSITAEDAEGNKARAKTDKIIIMK, encoded by the coding sequence ATGAAAAAAGCCTTAATTACACTTGCGGCATTTATTGCCGTATCATCGTTTACTAACCTTTTTGCGGCGCATGATTACAGGGAAGCGCTGTATTTATCAACTTATTATTACGGCGCCCAGCGCTGCGGTGACACTAAATCGTGGATACACGGCGCATGCCATGTAAAAGACGGGCAGACAGTCAGCAGGGATCTTACAGGCGGATGGCATGACTGCGGTGACCATGTATTATTCGGACAGACAGCGCCTTATGCGTGTTCTGTACTTCTTCACTCTTACGTTGAATTTCAGGCGTCTCACGAAGACAGATATACGCAGGCTTATTCGGCGCCTCCGGCAAACGGAATTCCGGATATCCTTGATGAAGCTAAAGTTATGACAGACTGGCTTATAAAGGCGCACACAGGCAGCGGTTTTTATTACCAAAAAGGAAACGGCGATTACGACCACAAGCATATGTCAGAGCCGGTTTATTACGGCAATACTTATAATGTAACAGAAGGCGGAGAAAAAGACGGCGGCAGGCCGGTAAGTTTTGCAAGTTCAGGCGCAAGCAACATTGCCGGAAACGCTGCAGCTTCGCTTGCTTTAATGGCTATTGCATACGCGCCGTATGATTCCGCTTATGCCGATACCTGTTATACAAAAGCTAAAGCATATCTTGCCACAGGAGAGACAAGCCCTAACGCTGTGGGCGGCGGCGGTTATTATCCCGCGGGCAACTGGGGTGACGATATGGCGTGGGGAGCGATTGCCATAAGAAAAGCCGCGGTTGCAAGGGGAAATTCAGCGGATGCTTCAACGTATCTTACAAAGGCTCAGGGTTTTACAGGGAACAGCTATACAATGCCCACAAACTGGATATTCTGCTATGACCACACGGAACCTATTGCCGCTTATGAGCTGTATAAAGCCGGCGATACATCACAGCTGGCCAAGTTAAAAACAGAAGTGGATTCTTACAAGGCATCAATGGTTACATGCGGTACAGGTTCATACGCGTTTAAAACCGAATGGGGTTCATTAAGATATGCTGCTAATATGGCTTATATAGCAGCGCTGTACAGCCGGATTTCAACCGGGACGGAACAAAGCGGAGCGATAACATTTCTGAAAAATAACATTGATTTTATTTTAGGCACACACGGTGATATAACGGGTTCTCCCGGTGCTCAGGCAGGAAGGTCGTTTTTAATAGGTTACACAAATCCGGATAATGCTTCGGCAGGCAGCGTGGAACATCCTCATCACCGCGCCGCTTTTGGAAGGACGACAGATGCTGATACCAAATGGCCGCAGGAAAATTCAAGCCCGGGAAGTGTTCCTTATTTATATCAGCTTAAAGGCGCACTTGTGGGCGGACCGCGTGCTTCGTGCAGTAATTATAATGATAAAATAGATGATTACGTTGCAAATGAAGTGGGTGTTGATTACAACGCGGGTTTTGTGGGTTCTGTTGCCGCTTATATTTACATGAGCAATCCGCCCACCCCTACATACACTTACACTCCGTCAAGAACAAATACTCCTGACCCGGCGTGGACAAAGACTTTTACATACACGGCCACTCCAACAGCAACAATAACCCCGATACCGCCGCTTACAAGCAAACTTAACCTTGAAGTAAAAACAAACGGAAGTGTGGCTTCGTGTACCGATAATTCTTTTGGTTTTGATTATAAGATTACAAACTGGGAAACTACGGCGGTTAGCGCTTCAAATATTACAGTTGTTATCTGGCTTGGGACAACAGGAACTATTGCAGGCGCAATAGATTCCGCGGCAAAATATAATGCCGACGGTTCGGGTTACACTTCAATAAGCCCCACGCTTGCGTCTTCTGCGGGTGAAACCTGCACGGGCGGAACAAAAAAAGTGGTTATATCTTTCCCGGCCACGGATATTCCTGCCAATGGCGGATATATTATTGTACAGGGCAGGCTTAACAGGGACGGTTATCAGACGCCTTTTGATGCTGAATGCGATGACTACGCGAAGATAGAAAAGACATGGACCACTTATCAGAATAACAGCGGGCACGTGCTCTATCAGGGAACAAATCTGGTATGTGAATATGTAAGCAATACAACGCGGGATACGGCAACCGGCAGGCATGTCTGCACGGGCGCGACGGGCTGCCCGGACGCCACCACTTCAACACCCACAAATACAAGAACTTATACATCTACGCCTACGGCAACAAACACCCATACATCCACTTACACATACACCAATACAAGAACCAATACGCCCACTGCTTCCAACACAAACACACATACGGCTACCAACACTCCCATACCGCCTACGGCCACATATACTTATACGGCTTCAAATACACGCACAAATACTTACACGGCAACCAATACGCCCATACCGCTGACGGCCACGTTTACTTATACGGCGTCAAATACACGCACAAATACTTACACTGCTACCAACACACCGATACCGCCTACAGCCACGTATACTTATACGGCTTCAAATACGCGGACAAACACTTACACCGCGACAAATACGCCTATACCGAATACAGCCACCTTTACAAATACTGCAACGCGTACTTTTACGGATACAAACACTTTAACAAACACGCCTACTGATACGTTTACAAACACTCACACTTCAACAAATACGCCTACGGATACTTCCACCTATACTCACACAATAACAAACACTTTTACCAATACATATACAAATACATTTACAGCCACCAATACTTTTACGTCCACCTTTACCCGTACTTATACTGTGACAAACACGTTTACCAATACCTCTACAGACACACACACGCATACGGCAACTGCCACGCCAATACCCGGCGGGCCGGATCTTGTAATTCTGTCAGCTTCACTTACCGTGCAGAATCCTGTGCCGTGTATTATCGGCGCGGGAATGCAGGCGCAGGGAGTACTTGTGTTTTACAGAAATCAGGGCAGTGACCCGGCAGCCGCTTTTGTAATTGATGTTGACGGGAATACTGTGGCGGTATCAGACCTTCCGCCCGGGGGAAGCGGTTCGTTCTGGATGCAGTATGTGCCTTCGGGCGCTGTTAATATTACGGCGGATATAAATAACGTTATTGCGGAACTTGATGAAACAAATAATGTATTCAGCGAAGTTCTTGTAACGCCTACAACAATACCGCAGTGCACAAATACATTTACCAATACCGCAACTGACACAAATACACCCACTGCGACAGATACCGCTACAAACACACAGACTTACACAAACACGCCGACTGAAACATATACAAATACGCCGTCTTACACGGCTACGGATACGGATACGGCAACGCTGACATACACTGCCACTTATTCATATACGGCAACTAATACCGCTGAAAACACGGCAACGGAAACAAACACTCCTGTTGATACTCCGACTGAAACGTACACGATGGTTAGCACAGCCACGCACACAAATACTGAAGTTAATACTCCTACTTACACTTATACCGCGGTTAATACCGCTACAAACACAAATACAGCTGTATTCACTGCAACACATACCAATACTTCAACTGTGCCTGCGCTTACCAATACAAACACAGCCACATTCACGCATACGCACACAAATACATTCACAAATACTCATACGCCAACAGTTCCAACTTCAACTTTCACAAACACGCATACGGCCACAAATACGCACACTGCAACTGTTCCGACATCAACAAATACATATACATCCACGCAGACGTTTACTGATACACCAACTGTAACTTATACTTACACCCCGGTGTGGACGCCGTCGCCAACGCCTGACGGAAAAATTTCAATACCTGAAAAACCGCTTATATATCCCAATCCTGTAAGCGGGGATGGTACGGTAAAAATAAGGTTCTTAATAACAAAACAGGCAAAGGTAATAAAAATTAAAATATACACTGTTTCCGCAAGGCTTGTAAAATACTCGGAAATATATACATCTGACAGGAATTTAATGCAGGGCTATAATGTAATTGAACTGCCGGAAAGTATGTTAAGGCAGCTGGCAAGGGGAACGTATTATTACTCCATAACCGCGGAAGACGCGGAAGGCAATAAAGCAAGGGCAAAGACAGATAAGATTATTATTATGAAATAA